The following are encoded together in the Sinorhizobium terangae genome:
- a CDS encoding ABC transporter ATP-binding protein has protein sequence MIRFEQATKYARTKGIKKPIIEDASLTLNRGKSVGLLGRNGAGKSTLLRLIAGAIKLDRGRIIRRGKISWPLGFAGSFQGSMTGEQNVRFVARIYGVDTEALIAYVEDFAELGPFFRAPVGTYSSGMKARLAFGLSMGVNFDYYLVDEITAVGDSNFKKKCQAVFETKLQDSDVIMVSHSTGTIRDYCDCGVVLENGKLTYYEDVEDAIRAHDRNMRGN, from the coding sequence ATGATCCGGTTCGAGCAGGCGACGAAATACGCCCGCACCAAGGGCATCAAGAAGCCGATCATCGAGGACGCCTCCTTGACCCTCAACCGGGGCAAAAGCGTCGGCCTGCTCGGCCGCAACGGCGCCGGCAAATCGACGCTGCTCAGGCTGATCGCCGGCGCGATCAAACTCGACCGCGGCCGAATCATCCGTCGCGGCAAGATCTCCTGGCCGCTGGGCTTCGCGGGCAGTTTCCAGGGTTCGATGACGGGCGAACAGAACGTGCGATTCGTCGCCCGCATCTACGGCGTCGATACCGAGGCGCTGATCGCCTATGTCGAGGATTTCGCCGAGCTCGGCCCCTTCTTCCGGGCCCCGGTCGGCACCTATTCCTCCGGCATGAAGGCGCGGCTTGCCTTCGGCTTGAGCATGGGCGTCAACTTCGACTATTATCTCGTCGACGAAATCACCGCCGTTGGTGACTCAAATTTTAAGAAAAAGTGCCAAGCTGTCTTCGAGACCAAGCTCCAGGATTCCGACGTGATCATGGTCTCGCACAGCACCGGTACGATCCGCGACTATTGCGACTGCGGCGTCGTGCTGGAAAACGGCAAGCTGACTTATTATGAAGATGTCGAAGACGCGATCCGCGCGCACGACAGAAATATGAGGGGAAATTAA
- a CDS encoding ABC transporter permease gives MRVVAALLVREMATRFGSKPGGYIWALLDPAAHIFLMTLIFRAIARTPALGTSFALFFATGYIAFQFYQAMTSYLNSAVRANKALLSYPNVAPIDTIVARFILQVCTTTLVAVIVLGTIVATMRVDTNLHWPAILEAGAMACLFGLGVAMINAVLFLKYPLYEQVFGIVNRPLFLISGVFFLPDSIPAPYRDLVLVNPLVHIIMGFRQGFYPEYRAVGLDMNYLYGIAFLTLFVGMLVFTLSRKTLRNE, from the coding sequence ATGCGTGTCGTAGCCGCCCTTCTCGTCCGGGAAATGGCGACGCGCTTCGGCTCGAAGCCCGGCGGCTACATCTGGGCGCTCCTCGACCCGGCAGCGCATATCTTCCTGATGACGCTGATTTTCCGGGCGATCGCCCGCACGCCGGCGCTCGGCACTAGCTTCGCGCTCTTCTTCGCCACCGGCTACATCGCCTTCCAGTTCTACCAGGCCATGACGAGTTACCTGAACAGCGCGGTCCGCGCCAACAAGGCGCTGCTCAGCTATCCGAACGTCGCGCCGATCGATACGATCGTCGCGCGCTTCATCCTTCAGGTCTGCACCACGACGCTGGTCGCCGTCATCGTGCTCGGCACCATTGTCGCGACCATGCGAGTGGATACCAATCTCCATTGGCCTGCGATCCTGGAAGCGGGGGCGATGGCATGCCTTTTCGGCCTTGGCGTGGCGATGATCAATGCAGTGCTCTTCCTCAAATATCCGCTCTACGAGCAGGTGTTCGGCATCGTCAACCGGCCGCTCTTCCTGATCTCCGGTGTCTTCTTCCTGCCCGATTCGATTCCGGCGCCCTATCGCGATCTCGTGCTCGTCAACCCGCTCGTCCACATCATCATGGGCTTCCGCCAGGGCTTCTATCCGGAATATCGCGCCGTCGGCCTCGACATGAATTACCTTTACGGAATCGCATTTCTGACATTGTTTGTCGGAATGCTTGTGTTCACCCTTTCCCGAAAGACGCTGAGAAACGAATGA